The following DNA comes from Longimicrobiaceae bacterium.
GAGCGGGAGCGGCGCCGCGCTCCGGTCCTCCCCGTCGTCCCCGCCCCGCGCCGCCGCGGCGATCCCCAGCCCCGCCAGCGCAGCCCCCGCGAACGCCAGCAGCCCACGGTGCCGGGTGGCCCAGAGCTGCAGGCTGTAGTCCTGGGCGCGATGGTCGAAGACGCCGTGCGCCCCGTGGTCGCCCGGGACCGGCTCCCACAGGTTGTGCGGCCGGTCCGGGTCCCGGGGCTCGTCGATCTGCTGCCCGTCGTACCCCTCCGCCGCGAGCTTCCGGTCCACGTACCAGGGCGCGACGCGGTTCCCCAGGATGGCGCGGACGGTGGGCCACCCCACCCACACCTCGCGCCGGTCGTGGTCCGCCGCGAAGAGGATCGCCTCGGCCGCCACCTCCGGCTGGTAGATGGGGGGGACGGGCTGCGACTTGTTGGGGAGCCGGCTCTTGACCCACCGGAACTGGGGGGTGTTCAGCGCCGGCATCTGCACCATGGTGACGCGCACGTTGCTCCCGTCGTGCAGGAGCTCGCAGCGAAGCGAGTCCATGAAGCCCTGGATGGCGTGCTTCGCCCCGCAGTACGCGGCCTGCAGCGGGATCCCCCGGTACGCCAGCGCCGAGCCCACCTGCACGATCACGCCCCGGTCTCGCGGCAGCATCCGCCGCAGCGCCGACAGGGTGCCGTGCACGTAGCCCAGGTAGGTGACCTCGGTGACGCGCCGGAACTCCTCCGCGGTCGTCTCCTTGATGGGCGAGAAGACCGAGGTCATGGCGTTGTTCACCCACACGTCGATGGGCCCGAGCTCCGCTTCCACGCGGGCGGCGGCGGCCTCGACCACGTCCGCGTCCGCGACGTCGGCGGGGAGCACCAGCGCCCTCCCCCCCAGCGCCTCCACGTCCCGCCGGGCGCCCTCCAGCCCGTCCAGGCCGCGGGCGATCAGCCCGATCGACGCCCCCCGCTTCGCGAAGGCCCGCACCGTCGCCCGGCCCACGCCTGCCGACGCGCCCGTGACGACGACCACCTGCCGCTCTCCGTTGCTGCTCATTCGCGACCCGTCCTTTCCTGGGTTTCGGCCCCGTGCCCCCGCAGCCCCACCCGCCGCGCGTGCTCCGGCGAGGGCTCGGGTGCTCCGCCGTACTCGTTGTTCTCGCGCGCGGCCCGGTTCATCAGCGCCGTCAGCGGCGAGGGCGACACCGGCGTCGCCAGCTCCATGCCGCGCACCTCCCCGCCCGCCCCGCCCGGCTCCGGGAGGAGGCGCGCCACCCCGCCCAGCAGGTCGGCGGTCGCCCCCGGGAAGAGGTCGTGCGCAAGGCGCAGCAGCTTCGCCTGCCAGGTGAGGGTGACCTCCGCCTCCCCGCGTCGGGCGGCCTGGACGATGCGCCGCGCCGCGCGCTCCGCGCTCATGGCGGTGAGCGGGGTGGCGTCGCCCAGGCTGAACCAGGAGAACTCCTTCTC
Coding sequences within:
- a CDS encoding SDR family oxidoreductase, producing MSSNGERQVVVVTGASAGVGRATVRAFAKRGASIGLIARGLDGLEGARRDVEALGGRALVLPADVADADVVEAAAARVEAELGPIDVWVNNAMTSVFSPIKETTAEEFRRVTEVTYLGYVHGTLSALRRMLPRDRGVIVQVGSALAYRGIPLQAAYCGAKHAIQGFMDSLRCELLHDGSNVRVTMVQMPALNTPQFRWVKSRLPNKSQPVPPIYQPEVAAEAILFAADHDRREVWVGWPTVRAILGNRVAPWYVDRKLAAEGYDGQQIDEPRDPDRPHNLWEPVPGDHGAHGVFDHRAQDYSLQLWATRHRGLLAFAGAALAGLGIAAAARGGDDGEDRSAAPLPL